In the Wyeomyia smithii strain HCP4-BCI-WySm-NY-G18 chromosome 2, ASM2978416v1, whole genome shotgun sequence genome, one interval contains:
- the LOC129723476 gene encoding uncharacterized protein CG5098, translating to MSGHNPPHGRLGQPNSTWNPLQVPSYIPRQPQLAHMSSERSLARSPLTWHTPPTHQDQLYSFMTANHKNNLDINPMLPSFGRGSGVPLGSVDLSLSSASRSTPSPKGNSLQSGPPSSSQQQQQHHSASLPQNIPPVLGGPSMPDQNDHFHPKMIVGHGPQQQQHHMNTNHNRSPSSSQMGSVIQSTAALKDRSGHNMMGTSTGTGNIPPSCSFLGSSGTNSLGLGSGSAGGNGYYNMLSSNSSSGSGANNNMVGGGVGSSNSISNRPLVGHVGGGAALSTVAMGVVSEFAAMIPGGLHIKDAKQINNETSGRNGRDIISTNTDSSDLVKDILMHAMQSNQGAVSPKHESPMRVAVPPFESPKENRRSSPVINTAEQSSVTTSTNKSFSLISGQVPSTPEAVDVRGSKDSSPQLTATAQHMGVANRDRASPNQSITSNEDSADSNSSKSRRRRKPDRTNKMDSSELERMHEFLGGGANSVDKCDRIDGIDPMRPNIAVRNDIATLALEGISSLSQGLASDSSHSPHITDLSDSTRINLHTLNESNSNLHDDAANKPNPAVSSAISSVLSAAAAVIESAAARKDSESTSDDCETIDKIAAMISSTEMDSTPAQSTIDLPLAEPTAKEQQKDDNKARNSLNGPSNELSPAEGSLVAAPSGKKTESHKNNADESYEEIENKLEEMFAGIEETLPSCSKLSPLVATKRATSPEKPPCEPTDIIVQLSEKPDDLEKTAATNSSIDDEKEASPSTSATQKKVPTPASKRASTSKPTGAPPNKRKKVLKKKPAHSKAASFAAAEERANNFGAKFVKKLPIKGNGKKGNASGNAVNKNVKMKPNESLTDLNGKYKGPFIHVKSDGSHTVINTPTNEDDMERAQNKTKKFTSSMNNSEKSKIRGLHVSTLSTKYDADTTDTSWMCVFCKVGPHKTRLGDLFGPYIISTKSSQFEQSQTDVDYFSVKRTRESLASKLLTKVEPSATGSQPKSKKKKISDQSAVNRVAGETQQPLSTTSVQSDMFHGMIKAGDDSYEVWMHEDCLVWAPGVHIIGTRIVGLEAAIWNCCRHQCRLCSQQGAMVSCLHHGCSEEAHVVCARSNNWMLTDDFKSHCSQHSKLTGS from the exons ATGTCCGGACACAATCCACCGCACGGACGACTAGGTCAGCCGAATTCTACATGGAATCCGCTACAG GTGCCCTCGTACATTCCCAGGCAACCGCAACTTGCGCACATGTCCAGCGAGCGATCTCTAGCTAGATCGCCCCTCACATGGCATACCCCACCAACTCACCAGGATCAGCTGTACAGTTTTATGACTGCAAATCACAAGAAT AATTTGGACATTAATCCCATGCTCCCGAGTTTTGGGCGCGGCTCTGGTGTGCCATTAGGATCGGTAGATCTGTCTCTATCGTCCGCATCTCGAAGCACACCGTCTCCGAAAGGAAACAGTTTGCAGTCAGGACCACCATCCAGttcccagcagcagcagcagcaccattCTGCATCACTGCCACAAAACATTCCACCAGTCCTAGGTGGTCCTTCAATGCCAGACCAGAATGATCACTTTCATCCCAAAATGATTGTCGGTCATGGGccacagcaacagcagcatcaCATGAATAC GAATCACAATCGTTCCCCCTCATCGAGCCAAATGGGTAGCGTAATACAATCGACTGCAGCTCTCAAGGATCGTTCCGGGCACAATATGATGGGTACCAGCACCGGAACTGGCAATATACCTCCGTCTTGCAGTTTTCTTGGCAGCAGTGGCACCAACAGTCTAGGTTTAGGGTCTGGTAGTGCCGGTGGTAATGGCTACTATAACATGttgagcagcaacagcagcagcggtAGCGGAGCTAACAACAATATGGTTGGCGGTGGTGTTGGTAGCAGTAATAGTATTAGCAACAGGCCACTGGTTGGCCACGTCGGTGGTGGGGCAGCATTGTCGACTGTTGCGATGGGAGTAGTAAGCGAATTTGCGGCGATGATCCCCGGTGGATTGCATATCAAGGATGCCAAACAAATTAATAACGAAACTAGCGGACGAAATGGACGGGACATT atCTCAACCAACACCGACTCTTCCGATCTGGTCAAAGATATTCTCATGCATGCAATGCAAAGTAATCAAGGAGCAGTATCGCCTAAACATG AATCGCCGATGCGAGTAGCTGTTCCTCCCTTTGAAAGCCCCAAGGAAAACCGTCGTAGTTCACCTGTAATAAATACGGCAGAACAATCATCTGTTACCACAAGTACGAACAAATCCTTCTCGCTGATTTCTGGACAAGTGCCATCGACCCCGGAAGCTGTTGATGTTAGAGGAAGCAAGGATAGCTCTCCACAGCTCACGGCCACTGCACAGCACATGGGAGTTGCCAATCGTGATCGTGCATCTCCGAATCAAAGCATCACATCGAATGAAGATTCAGCTGATTCCAACTCAAGCAAATCACGCAGACGACGAAAGCCAGACCGAACTAACAAAATGGATTCAAGCGAACTGGAACGGATGCATGAATTTCTTGGAGGAGGTGCTAATAGCGTTGATAAATGCGATCGAATCGATGGAATCGATCCAATGAGGCCTAATATTGCTGTTCGTAATGACATTGCCACCCTTGCACTAGAGGGAATAAGCAGTCTCAGCCAGGGACTTGCCAGTGATAGTAGTCATAGTCCGCACATTACAGATCTGTCCGACAGCACCCGAATTAACCTGCATACTTTGAATGAAAGCAATAGTAATCTCCATGATGATGCAGCCAATAAACCAAACCCTGCCGTAAGCTCAGCCATCTCCAGTGTGTTATCTGCGGCCGCGGCCGTAATTGAATCTGCTGCAGCTAGGAAGGATAGTGAGTCGACTTCGGATGATTGTGAAACTATCGATAAAATCGCTGCGATGATTTCAAGCACTGAAATGGATTCTACTCCCGCTCAATCAACGATCGATCTACCCCTTGCAGAACCCACGGCTAAGGAACAACAGAAAGACGACAACAAAGCTCGGAACAGCCTAAATGGTCCATCCAATGAACTGAGTCCTGCTGAGGGTTCCTTAGTAGCAGCACCCTCTGGCAAGAAAACGGAATCGCACAAAAATAATGCAGATGAAAGTTACGAAGAG ATTGAAAATAAACTGGAAGAAATGTTTGCCGGAATTGAGGAAACTCTACCATCGTGTTCTAAGCTATCGCCATTGGTTGCAACAAAGAGGGCCACATCGCCCGAAAAGCCGCCTTGCGAGCCTACTGATATTATCGTTCAATTATCGGAAAAACCTGACGACCTAGAAAAAACAGCTGCAACAAACTCGTCGATTGATGACGAAAAAGAGGCATCGCCTAGTACCAGTGCAACGCAAAAAAAGGTTCCAACGCCTGCATCGAAAAGAGCTAGTACTAGTAAACCTACGGGAGCTCCTCCCAATAAGCGtaaaaaagtattaaaaaagAAACCAGCCCACTCTAAAGCAGCAAGTTTTGCAGCTGCTGAAGAAAGAGCCAATAATTTCGGTGCTAAGTTTGTAAAGAAACTACCGATCAAGGGAAACGGTAAGAAAGGAAATGCGTCAGGGAATGCTGtgaacaaaaatgtaaaaatgaaacCCAATGAAAGTCTGACGGACTTGAATGGCAAATATAAAGGACCGTTTATCCACGTCAAGTCAGACGGCAGCCACACAGTAATTAATACTCCGACAAATGAAGATGACATGGAGAGGGCCCAGAACAAGACTAAGAAATTCACCAGCAGCATGAACAACTCCGAGAAGAGCAAGATTCGAGGACTACACGTAAGCACGTTAAGCACCAAATACGATGCGGACACTACGGACACTAGTTGGATGTGCGTATTCTGCAAGGTTGGTCCGCATAAGACAAGACTCGGAGACCTATTTGGGCCCTATATCATCAGTACCAAGTCCAGTCAGTTTGAGCAAAGTCAAACTGATGTTGACTACTTCAGTGTGAAGCGAACTAGAGAAAGTCTAGCTTCAAAGTTACTGACAAAGGTGGAGCCTTCTGCCACAGGGTCTCAG CCAAAGtccaagaaaaagaaaatttccgACCAGTCGGCAGTGAATCGCGTCGCAGGTGAAACCCAACAACCACTAAGTACTACATCGGTACAGTCAGATATGTTCCACGGTATGATCAAGGCGGGCGATGATTCCTACGAGGTTTGGATGCACGAAGACTGTCTAGTTTGGGCTCCTGGGGTACACATTATTGGCACAAGAATAGTAGGTCTAGAAGCAGCTATCTGGAACTGTTGTCGACACCAGTGTCGATTATGTTCTCAACAAGGTGCGATGGTAAGCTGTTTGCATCATGGTTGTAGTGAGGAAGCGCACGTAGTATGTGCGCGAAGTAACAACTGGATGCTAACGGACGATTTCAAATCGCATTGCTCGCAGCACTCCAAGCTAACTGGCTCTTGA
- the LOC129723291 gene encoding uncharacterized protein LOC129723291 isoform X2 yields MSLIQKRGALVVFEGCDRAGKTTQCKRIVEYLMSTGHKAKFMNFPDRSTQCGALINGYLTRKDDFTDEGIHLLFTLNRWEAKKQMEQLLREGTTLIVDRYSYSGVAFSAAKGLNIDWCKAPETGLLKPDLVVLLTLTAEAMSKRGGFGNERYEEPEMQKKVMDQYCVLKDESYWKVVDADKSTEQLTTELNQLVLETIISSENKPLKCLW; encoded by the exons ATGTCATTAATCCAGAAACGCGGTGCTTTGGTGGTTTTCGAAGGTTGCGATCGTGCCGGTAAAACCACGCAATGCAAAAGGATAG TTGAATATCTCATGAGTACCGGGCACAAGGCTAAATTCATGAACTTTCCTGACCGATCAACTCAATGTGGCGCGTTAATCAATGGTTACCTTACACGAAAGGATGATTTCACTGATGAAGGCATTCATTTGTTGTTCACACTCAATCGTTGGGAAGCCAAAAAGCAAATGGAACAACTACTCCGAGAAGGCACGACTCTCATTGTCGACCGATATTCTTATTCCGGTGTTGCCTTCAGTGCTGCTAAAGGATTAAACATCGATTGGTGTAAAGCGCCTGAGACGGGCCTACTTAAACCGGATCTTGTAGTTTTACTAACACTTACCGCAGAAGCAATGTCCAAACGGGGAGGATTTGGGAATGAGCGATATGAAGAACCCGAAATGCAGAAGAAAGTTATGGATCAATACTGTGTATTAAAAGATGAAAGTTACTGGAAGGTAGTTGACGCGGACAAAAGCACAGAGCAGCTAACTACCGAATTGAATCAGCTAGTCCTTGAAACGATCATATCCAGCGAGAACAAACCACTGAAATGTTTATGGTAA
- the LOC129723291 gene encoding uncharacterized protein LOC129723291 isoform X1 codes for MTSIVSILKRGALVVFEGCDRAGKTTQCKRIVEYLMSTGHKAKFMNFPDRSTQCGALINGYLTRKDDFTDEGIHLLFTLNRWEAKKQMEQLLREGTTLIVDRYSYSGVAFSAAKGLNIDWCKAPETGLLKPDLVVLLTLTAEAMSKRGGFGNERYEEPEMQKKVMDQYCVLKDESYWKVVDADKSTEQLTTELNQLVLETIISSENKPLKCLW; via the exons ATGACTTCGATAGTGTCTATACTG AAACGCGGTGCTTTGGTGGTTTTCGAAGGTTGCGATCGTGCCGGTAAAACCACGCAATGCAAAAGGATAG TTGAATATCTCATGAGTACCGGGCACAAGGCTAAATTCATGAACTTTCCTGACCGATCAACTCAATGTGGCGCGTTAATCAATGGTTACCTTACACGAAAGGATGATTTCACTGATGAAGGCATTCATTTGTTGTTCACACTCAATCGTTGGGAAGCCAAAAAGCAAATGGAACAACTACTCCGAGAAGGCACGACTCTCATTGTCGACCGATATTCTTATTCCGGTGTTGCCTTCAGTGCTGCTAAAGGATTAAACATCGATTGGTGTAAAGCGCCTGAGACGGGCCTACTTAAACCGGATCTTGTAGTTTTACTAACACTTACCGCAGAAGCAATGTCCAAACGGGGAGGATTTGGGAATGAGCGATATGAAGAACCCGAAATGCAGAAGAAAGTTATGGATCAATACTGTGTATTAAAAGATGAAAGTTACTGGAAGGTAGTTGACGCGGACAAAAGCACAGAGCAGCTAACTACCGAATTGAATCAGCTAGTCCTTGAAACGATCATATCCAGCGAGAACAAACCACTGAAATGTTTATGGTAA